The Streptomyces tubercidicus DNA segment CTAACGGTCCGTCAGAAACTGCGGAAAGGGTCACGGCATGGGGAACTTCTTGGCCGGCAAAGTGATCGCCGTCACGGGGGCGGGCCGCGGCATCGGCCGGGCGGTCGCCCTCGCCTGCGCGGAACAGGGCGGGAAGGTCGTCGTCAACGACTACGGGGTCTCCATCGAGGGCGGCGAACCCAGCAGCGAGGTCGCCGAATCCGTGGTGAAGGAGATCGAGACGGCGGGGGGCGTCGCGACCGCGGTCGCCGACGATGTCTCGACCATGGCCGGCGGCCAGCGGATCGTGGACACCGCGCTGGCGCAGTACGGGCGGATCGACGGCGTCGTGTGTGTGGCCGGGATCCTGCGGGAGCGGATGATCTTCAACATGACCGAGGAGGAGTGGGACCCGGTCGTCGCCACCCATCTGAAGGGCACGTTCACGGTGTTCCGGGCGGCGGCCGCGGTGATGCGCCGCCAGGGTTCCGGGACCCTGCTGGGCTTCACCAGCGGCAATCACCAGGGATCCGTGTCCCAGGCCAATTACTCCGCCGCGAAGGGCGGGATCATCTCGCTGGTGCGGAGCGCCGCGCTCGGGCTGCACAAGTACGGAGTGACGGCCAACGCGGTGGCGCCCGTCGCACGGACGCGGATGTCGGCGAAGGTGCCGATGGAGCTGACGGAGATCGGTGAGCCGGAGGATGTGGCGGCGTTGGTCGTCTATCTGCTGAGCGAGGCCGCCCGGGAGGTGACCGGGCAGGTGTACACGGTCGCCGGGCCGAAGATCGCGGTGTGGGCCCAGCCGTCGGAGCTCCGCTCCGTGTATGCCGACGGGGGTGGGTGGACGCCGGAGCGGGTGGCGGAGGTGCTGCCGGGGTCGGTGGGGACGGATCCGATGCCGATGCTTGGGCGAGGCCGTCGGTAGGCCCACGTTTTGGCTGTCCCGCCGTGTGGGTTGCTCGCCGTTGCGCCTGCGGCGGGCGGGTGGTTGTTGGGTGCGGTGACGGGCCTCCGGGGCCGGTGTGTGGGACTGCTTCGCTTTACGTCCCACACACCGGCCCCTCCGGCCCGTCCCCTCCCGTTGGGGGAGTTCTGCAGGTTGGTGGGGGTTGGCGTGGGAGGGGTGTCGTGGACTTTGGGTTCGGGGTAGCGGATGAGGGTTTTCGGACTGAGGCTCGGGAGTGGCTTTTGGGGCATCTCGTGGGGGCCTATGCCCAGTTGGTGGGGGTTGGCGGGCCCGGGAGTGAGCACGAGGGTGCCGAGGGGCGGCGGGATTGGGAGCGGGAGTTGGGGGGTGGGGGGTGGATCGGGCTCGGGTGGGAGTGTGCGGAGGGGGCGTACGGGAATCGTGTGGCGAGCCTGACGCAGCAGGTCGTATGGGCCGAGGAGTATGCGCGGGCCGGGGCGCCGGGGCGGGTGGGGCACATCGGGGAGAACCTGTTGGCGCCGACGCTGCTCGCGGCGGGGGACGAGGCGCAGCGGCGGCGGTTTTTGCCGGCCATTGCCCGGGGGGAGGAGCTGTGGTGTCAGGGGTACAGCGAGCCGGAGGCGGGGTCGGATCTGGCGGGGCTGCGTACGGTGGCGGTCCGGGACGGGGGCGGGTATCGCGTCAGTGGGCAGAAGATCTGGACGTCGCTGGCGCAGGAGGCCGACTGGTGCTTTGTGCTGGCGCGGACCGATCGGGGGGAGCGGCGGCATCGGGGGCTCTCGTTCCTGTTGGTGCCGATGGATCAGCCGGGGCGGATCGAGGTGCGGCCGATCCGGCAGATGTCGGGGACGGCGGAGTTCAACGAGGTGTTCTTCGACGGGGCGCGGGCCCCGCATGTGGTGGGTGGTGAGGGCGCGGGCTGGCGGGTGGCGATGGGGCTGCTGGCGCGGGAGCGGGGGGTGTCCACGCTCGTGCAGCAGATCGGGTTCGCCGCGGAGCTGGCCGCCGTGATCGAGGCCGCGGTCCGCGGCG contains these protein-coding regions:
- a CDS encoding SDR family oxidoreductase, with protein sequence MGNFLAGKVIAVTGAGRGIGRAVALACAEQGGKVVVNDYGVSIEGGEPSSEVAESVVKEIETAGGVATAVADDVSTMAGGQRIVDTALAQYGRIDGVVCVAGILRERMIFNMTEEEWDPVVATHLKGTFTVFRAAAAVMRRQGSGTLLGFTSGNHQGSVSQANYSAAKGGIISLVRSAALGLHKYGVTANAVAPVARTRMSAKVPMELTEIGEPEDVAALVVYLLSEAAREVTGQVYTVAGPKIAVWAQPSELRSVYADGGGWTPERVAEVLPGSVGTDPMPMLGRGRR
- a CDS encoding acyl-CoA dehydrogenase family protein; protein product: MDFGFGVADEGFRTEAREWLLGHLVGAYAQLVGVGGPGSEHEGAEGRRDWERELGGGGWIGLGWECAEGAYGNRVASLTQQVVWAEEYARAGAPGRVGHIGENLLAPTLLAAGDEAQRRRFLPAIARGEELWCQGYSEPEAGSDLAGLRTVAVRDGGGYRVSGQKIWTSLAQEADWCFVLARTDRGERRHRGLSFLLVPMDQPGRIEVRPIRQMSGTAEFNEVFFDGARAPHVVGGEGAGWRVAMGLLARERGVSTLVQQIGFAAELAAVIEAAVRGGALRDPVLHDQLVRQWAELKVMRWNALRTLGAAGDAGAPSVAKLLWGGWHQRLGELAMRVRGAAAALGPVDWTARAPYELDALQRLFLFTRADTLYGGSDEIQRNIIAERVLGLPRLER